The Candidatus Scalindua japonica genome includes a region encoding these proteins:
- a CDS encoding IS630 family transposase, translating into MPFIRKRPLIILNREEKSYLQELSRSRTETAQRVERSKIILLYSEGVSVSAIARQLQTNRPKIERCVDKVLQLGVVVALQDLPRKGKPPSITKEARAWVVSLACQKPKDFGYSYELWTTKLLSNHIKTNCKNAGHPCLKKISRGTVSKILTRNEIRPHKIKYYLEKRDPDFDSKMEQVLYVYKEVEILRSKEQKNCSTAILSYDEKPGIQAIENTAPDLPPVAGSKPFLARDHEYIRHGTVSLMAGIDLLNGKVHALVVDRHRSREFVQFLKTVDQNYKKESKIRIILDNHSAHISKETRAYLLTVPNRFEFIFTPKHGSWLNIIESFFGKMARTMLRGIRVVSKQDLKDRIMKYIDEVNRDPVVFKWKYKMDTLSVI; encoded by the coding sequence ATGCCATTTATCAGAAAAAGACCACTTATCATTTTGAACCGAGAAGAAAAATCTTATTTACAAGAATTAAGCCGATCACGAACAGAAACTGCCCAAAGGGTAGAACGTTCAAAAATAATATTATTGTACTCTGAGGGAGTGTCAGTATCTGCCATAGCTCGTCAGTTACAGACCAATCGTCCCAAGATAGAGCGATGTGTTGATAAGGTACTTCAGTTAGGAGTTGTGGTTGCCCTGCAAGATTTACCAAGAAAAGGCAAGCCGCCGTCCATTACTAAAGAAGCTCGTGCTTGGGTAGTATCATTAGCTTGTCAAAAACCAAAAGATTTTGGATATTCATATGAACTCTGGACAACAAAACTTTTATCTAATCATATAAAGACAAATTGTAAGAATGCCGGTCATCCTTGCCTGAAAAAGATATCTCGTGGAACGGTTTCAAAGATTTTGACCAGAAATGAAATCCGGCCTCACAAGATCAAATATTATTTAGAAAAGCGTGATCCTGACTTCGACTCCAAAATGGAACAAGTACTCTATGTCTATAAAGAAGTAGAAATACTTCGATCTAAAGAACAAAAAAATTGTTCTACGGCTATTCTTTCATATGACGAAAAACCAGGAATTCAAGCCATCGAAAACACAGCTCCTGATCTTCCACCTGTAGCAGGAAGCAAGCCTTTTTTAGCCAGGGACCATGAGTATATACGTCATGGAACAGTTAGTTTGATGGCAGGAATCGACCTGTTGAATGGTAAAGTCCATGCCTTAGTTGTTGACCGTCACAGAAGCCGTGAGTTTGTACAGTTTTTAAAAACTGTAGATCAGAATTACAAAAAAGAGTCAAAGATTCGCATTATATTGGATAATCATTCTGCCCATATATCAAAAGAGACAAGAGCATATTTATTAACAGTGCCAAATCGGTTTGAATTTATTTTTACACCAAAACATGGTTCTTGGCTCAATATAATAGAATCCTTTTTCGGGAAAATGGCAAGAACCATGCTCAGGGGAATAAGAGTTGTTTCCAAACAGGATTTAAAAGATCGAATTATGAAGTACATAGACGAGGTTAACAGGGACCCTGTTGTGTTTAAGTGGAAATACAAAATGGACACACTTTCGGTAATATAG
- a CDS encoding glycine betaine ABC transporter substrate-binding protein: MLSITILPLSVQSSTAEIKIGSKKFTESVILGEIVTHLIKSTGKQPVYMRELGGTRVLWNALKKGEIDIYPEYTGTISEEILAGEGVYSEEEIRQALTKHHIKMTKALGFNNTYAIGMNKEVAEELKIQKISDLRHYPDLKFGFGNEFMDRGDGWPALRKIYNLPQKNVRGLDHDLAYRGLEKGSIQAIDIYSTDARIKYYGLRLLEDDLNHFPMYNAVILYRSDLEKRAPYVVAVLKELQSKINESEMIKMNSRANLEMVSESKIASDFLLEKLSLQTEFFEESAIRRLMRHTGEHLFLVAISLSAAIIISIPLGILSAKLPKLGQIVLGIVGVIQTIPSLAILVFMIPLLGIGGPPAIMALFLYSVLPIVSNTYTGLHDIRPQIRESAEALGLPSVARLRLIELPMVSRSILAGIKTSAVINIGTATLGALIGAGGYGQLILTGIRLDNISLILQGAVPAAILALIAQGCFEALEKFFVPKGLRLKHNE, translated from the coding sequence ATTCTCAGCATAACCATCCTTCCTCTTTCTGTACAGAGTTCCACAGCAGAGATCAAAATTGGCTCTAAAAAGTTTACTGAATCTGTAATTCTCGGTGAGATAGTAACTCATCTAATAAAGAGCACTGGCAAACAACCTGTTTATATGCGTGAACTTGGAGGTACCCGTGTACTATGGAATGCCTTAAAAAAAGGCGAGATTGATATTTATCCTGAATATACAGGCACAATCAGTGAGGAAATCCTGGCAGGTGAGGGAGTATATAGCGAAGAGGAGATTCGTCAGGCCCTGACAAAGCATCATATTAAAATGACAAAGGCGTTGGGTTTTAATAATACCTATGCAATCGGGATGAACAAGGAAGTCGCGGAAGAGCTCAAGATTCAAAAGATATCAGACCTGCGCCACTATCCTGATTTAAAATTCGGGTTTGGTAATGAATTCATGGACCGAGGAGACGGCTGGCCGGCCCTACGCAAAATTTACAATTTACCACAGAAGAATGTAAGAGGTCTGGATCATGATCTTGCCTATCGAGGTCTTGAAAAAGGTAGTATTCAGGCAATTGATATCTATTCAACCGACGCCAGGATAAAGTATTATGGGCTGCGGTTACTGGAAGACGACCTGAATCATTTTCCTATGTACAATGCTGTTATTTTGTATCGATCTGATTTAGAAAAACGTGCTCCGTATGTGGTAGCTGTTCTGAAAGAACTTCAAAGCAAAATAAATGAATCAGAAATGATCAAAATGAATTCCCGTGCCAACCTTGAAATGGTATCGGAAAGTAAGATAGCTTCCGACTTCCTTTTGGAAAAGTTATCTCTGCAAACTGAATTTTTTGAAGAATCTGCAATTCGCCGATTGATGCGCCATACAGGAGAACACCTTTTTCTGGTAGCAATCTCATTATCAGCCGCTATTATAATTTCAATACCTCTAGGTATCCTTTCCGCAAAACTACCGAAATTGGGACAGATTGTTCTGGGCATTGTTGGGGTAATCCAGACAATTCCTTCACTGGCCATTCTTGTTTTTATGATTCCATTACTGGGTATTGGTGGGCCTCCTGCTATTATGGCGCTCTTTCTCTACAGTGTCTTGCCGATTGTAAGTAATACATATACAGGTCTTCATGATATTCGACCACAGATAAGAGAGTCAGCAGAAGCACTTGGGCTCCCGTCGGTTGCAAGGCTTAGACTGATAGAATTGCCTATGGTGTCCCGATCTATTCTCGCTGGTATCAAGACTTCAGCAGTGATTAATATTGGAACGGCAACGTTAGGTGCACTTATAGGTGCTGGAGGTTATGGGCAACTGATCCTTACTGGTATCAGGCTGGACAATATATCACTTATCCTTCAGGGTGCCGTGCCAGCAGCAATACTTGCTCTTATTGCACAAGGCTGTTTTGAGGCCCTGGAGAAGTTTTTCGTACCAAAAGGCCTTCGGTTGAAACATAACGAATAA